GGCCGCCCTAGACCTGCTCCCCGAGAACGCCGAATTCCCGTACGACGTACGCGAGTTGGCCCGGCCCTTGTTTGAGGCGGGATGGATCTCTGGCGTACGGACCGGACACACCGGGCCCGCGCTGACCGACGTGCCGTTGCCTCCCCACACGTTCGGTACGGCATTAAGCAACCTGTCCGCCGCCATGCACGCGGACAGCGGAGCCAGCATCGGGCAGTTGGTCAGTTATCACGGTTCGCAGGAGCGCGCGCACGGGCGGTACTGGGTGACGCGCATTGAGCGCGAACTGGACCTCCGGGGACGAGAGTCCGTGCTCTACCGCCTCAGCGAGTACAGGAACGGCGCGTTCATCACCGCACTGACCGGAGTCCACACGTGGAGCGTCACGGCCCTGCCGCAGCACTGGCAGCGGTAGGCCCGCCCCGTTCGGCAGGAACGGCACAAGCCGCCGCAGCCGTAACCACAAGTCAGCAGGCCGCCCTGGGGGTGGGGCGCACCGGAGAGTTAATTGGTTGCCCCATCCTCGGAGTTAGGTATTATGGAACTCGTTCGGAAGGGTTGGCCCCCTACCGGACGCGCCGAGAGTTCGTCACCAGAAGGGAAGCCCAAGTGGCTCACGAGATCGAGCAGTTCACCGACGGCACCGCCGCTTTCGCGTCCGCCAACACGAGCGCCTGGCACAAGCTCGGCACCGTCACCGATGGCGCGATGACCGCCGAGGAGGCCATGCACCTCGCGTCGCTGTCCGGCTGGAACGTGCGACTCCTCCCCCTCACCGCGACCGAGATCACGCCCGAGGGCACCACGCCCGTGGAGGTCTCGCAGCACTTCGCGACCGCGCGCACACACCCGAAGACCGGCCGCACGCAGACCCTCGGAGTGGTCGGCAGCGACTACCACCCCGTGCAGAACGAGGAGCACGCCGAGTTCCTCAACCTGCTGGCCGACGAGTCCGGCGCGCACTTCGAAACTGCCGGATCGCTCAGGGACGGCCGTGGGGTGTTCCTGACCATGAGGATGCCGCAGGGCCTCACGATCGGCGGGAACGACGACATAGATCTGTACATCGCGGCGTCCAACAGCCACGACGGAGGCAGCGCGTTCCGGATCATCGTGACGCCGGTCCGGGTCGTGTGCGCGAACACCCTGCGCGCAGCCATCCACGGGGCCCGCTCCTCGTTCGTGGTCCGCCACACCGCCGGAGCCAAGGCCCGGATCTCGCAGGCCCGCAGTGCGCTCGGTCTGACGTTCCGGTACGCCGAGGAGTTCGAGAAGGCCGCACAGCGCATGATCGAGGCTGAGATGACGCTCAACGAGCTGCGCTCGGTCGTCGACGAGCTCTGGCCGCTCAAGACGGACAGCCCCCGCGCCAAGACCAACCAGCGCCAGCGCTGGGGGGCGATCTCGAATCTGTTCGAGCACGCCGACACCCAGGCCGGTATCCGGGGCACGCGGTGGGCCGGTTACAACGCGCTCACCGAGTTCGCCAACCACGTTGCCCCGGCCCAGGGCAAGACCGACGCCGAGAAGGCGGAGGCCCGCGCCGAGCGGGTCATCAGCGGAGCGGCGAACGACCTGATGGAGAAGGCATTCGCCCTCACCACGGTCTGACCCCCTGAACGCCGGGCGGGTGCCCCGACTCCCCCACGGGTGCCCGCCCGGCCCCCGCAGGCCCGCAGAGGGCGCCCCGCCCGAGCGCGGAGCGCTCCCCGGCCCGCCCCCTGCCGTGTGGCGGCAGCGGAGCAGACCGCGCGCCAAGAACACGGCCGCCGCTTCCTGCGCCCAGGCCGCGTCGGCGGATGCCCAGCAGCTCGACACCCACCGCCCTCCCACCGCCCTGCGGAAGGCCATTCCCGCGCGCAGCCCGGCCCCACACGTCGCCCCGCTGGAGCCACCGTGGCCGAGCCCGCAGCCCGACCAGCCCGCCCCGCGCCGACCGCCGTACCCCGGAGACGAAGCGATCACGGCCGCCGTACGGCCGTGCGAGGGCAGCTCAGCGCCCGTCTGCCCGCGCATACCCCGCTCCGTTCCTGCCGGACCCGTCCGTCACCGGCTGAGGCCACCGCCCGGCCCCGGCGAAGGCCGGGCCGCCCGCCAACTCCCCATTCCTGTACGCCCTGTGAGGAGACACTCTGTGATCACCATCGCCACCCCGTCCGGCACCGTCCGCGCCGTTGCGTCCGAGGCGGACACCACCGGCAGCGTGCTCTACACCCTCACCGGTGCCGCCCGGGGAACCGTCCACGTGACCGCGACCCACAGCCCCGCCCGGTGGGATCAGTTCGACGCCGTCCGGGCCAGTCTCGGATCCGCCAGCGCCGTACGCGCGCTGCCCGCCGAGCCGCTCGTGCGCATCCGCGGCCGCGCCTATCAGGGCAGCACAGTCCGGGTCCTGGCCCACTGCGCCGATGTGCCCTGGGGGTGGCAGGGACCGGTGTCCCTGGTCGACACCGACGGCCGCCCCGCACCCGAGCAGGCAGCCCGGACGCTGACCTCCATCCTGCGCGCGTGCGCCGCCGACTACGCCGCGCGCAGCGACTTCGCACGCCTCCAGCACACGGCCCGATGCCACGGCACCCCGCAGCTGCTGAGGTGGCTGGACGCCATGATCTCGTACGCGGAACGGGCACAGGACCGCTACCGGCAGGATGCCGAGGCCCACCGGATCCAGGCCACCCGCAGTCTCGCCGCCTGGTGGACGCTGGCCCGCTGGTTCACCGACCGCCCGCACCCCGTGCTCGCGCTCCTGCTGCTGCCGCACCGCGAGAGCCTCGCCCACCGCGCCGAGTACCTGCCGCAATGGGCCGCGATCAGCGCGCGTGCAGCCGACGCCGAGGCGCGCCGCCTGGCGCACTTCCGGTCCGAGTACGAGGGGTTGGCCCGGCCCGCCGGGCCGGAGAAGCGGGACCGCCCGTACTTCGTGGTCGGGCAGTGGCAAGGCGGGGACGACGTCGACATCTGGCACGTGGAAGAAGCCCCCGCCGATCCAGAGGAACGGGCCGATCTGTGCGAGGAGTACCGCGAGGACGCCGACAACGCGTTCGGGAGCATCGAGATCGTCTACGCCGCCAGCCCGGAAGCCGCAGCCGACAAGGCCCGCCAGGAGGCACGCGAGACCAGCGAGCGCATCCACCGCGAGGTCACCCGCCCGTAGGACGGCCGCTCCCCGGGGCGGCCCACTGCCAGGCCGCCCCGGGCCCCGCCCCTGATCACGAGGAGAGATGACCCATGGCAACGTTCGCCCACGCCACCCCGCAACGCTGCGCCGACCTCGGCCGCGCCCTCACCGCCGCCGGCCTCGCCTGGAGCGACAACGGCCGCCAGGACGCACCGCAGTACCTCACCTACACCGTCACCGACCCGCACGGCCGCACATGGCGGATCAGCCCGGCCACCAACTTCCAGATCTCGCCGTCCAGTCCGGGGCAGATCTGGGCGGCCACCTGCGGAGCGCTGATGACGACCACGCCGGTCCTGTCCGCCCGCGCCGTGGCGCAGCGCATCAAGGACGTCCCGGCATGAGCATCCCACCGCCGCCCTTTGAGCCCGCGGACTTCGACGAGCGCTGCGAGACCTGCCACGCCCCGCCGGGACAGCTCTGCCAGGCCTGGTGCGACACCGGATACACCGCCGAGGACGCCCGCGCCGACGCCGAGCGCCACGACGCCCACCGCGATGCCAAGCCCCCTGCGCCGTAGGCGCACCGCCCCAAGTCCCCAGCCCTCTTCCCGAAAGAAAGGCCCCTCATGGACCTGTCCACCCCCGCTGGCCTTGAGTCCCTCGCGCGCGCGGTTGCCGAGCAGCTCGGCGCCGACCGCACCGAGCAGGACAGCGACAGCGGCCGCATGCGGATCATCTACGCCGACGGCCGCGCCCTGGAGTTCGCCCTCAACCGCCATCGCACCCGGATCACCGTCACCGCGGTCCTGCCCGAACAGGCCGCCGTGCACGGCATCGGCGTCAAGCCGATCACCATCAGCACACTCCCCCAGCCCCGCCCCACCGAGGCCCGCGCCACGGCCGCGGCCCGGCACACGGTCGGCCACATCCGCCGACGGCTGCTGCCTGCACACACCGCCGCACTGGCCCAGCTGCGCGAGCACACCGCCCCGCAACCGGCCACGCTCCAACGCGCCGACACCGCCCTCGCCGGATTCCTCGACCGCCCCCAGGGCGCGGTGGCCATCTCCGAACAGCCCGTACGCCGCCCGCTGGGGTGGAGCGACCGGTGCGCCGTCGCCTGGTGGCACACCCTCGACGGGCCCTCCCGCGCCGTGGCACCGTTCCTGGCCGACACCCTGCGCCGAGCCGGACTGGCGACGACGGAGCCCCACGGCAGCGGCTACGTGTTCTTCGCCGAACCCCCGGCCGAGCCCTCCGACACCCGCTTCCGCATCGCCCCTGCCACCGGAGGCGAAGAGTGGGACCTCGTCGACGAGTTCACCGGCGCCTGCGCGCGCACGTACGGCGACCGGGAATGGGCCCTCGCAATCGCCGACGGCGCGAACAGAGAAGAGGACGCCGCCCGGCGCGCCAAGGTCGTGTCCATGAACCTGCCGGGGATGTCGCATGACCTGATCGAAGAGGAGCGATTCCGTGCTCTGGCTGTGGAGTTGGCGACCGCCGGACACATGCCCTACGGCCTGAGCGACGTCGACTACACCCAGACACCGGGATTCCACATCTTTCCCAGCCCGCAGCCGGGTGCGGCCAAGGTGGCACGACTGCTGGAGCCCTGGGGGTCGATCCGGCCCGGTGCCCGCCTGGAGGCACCCGACCGCGAAGTCGAGCGCCACGACAAGGACATGGAGACCTACGCACGCCTCCTGACCAAGCCCGGCCGGACCGTGGCCGTCAGGACGGACGGCATCCACGTCACGCACAACAGCCCACCTACCAGGCCCTGATCGACGCGTTCGGGGATGAGGCAGCGCTGAGAAATCCGGTTGCCCCATCCCCTCATTTAAGTATTATGGAACTTGCCGCACTGAATCACCCGCCGCCCCAGAGGAGGGCGGCGGGAGCCAGCTTCACCGAGGAGGCGGAACGTGACCGGTTCACCGACGCACGACCCCAACGCCGAGGAAGAGGTGGCGACGGCCCCACTCGCCCGGCTGCGCGCAGCAGGCATCCGCTGCCTGTCCTGGCGCGACAGCGCTGGCACCTACATCTGCATCCCGCTCGCCGACGGCGCCGAGGTCACCTTCAGCGGCACCGCCGCCGACCAGGGCGACATACGGGGCCACGACGTCAGCACCCACCACCCGATCCGGGAGCACGAGAGCTGGCAGGCATGCCTGAACAACACCGACGGCGGCTGCGACGTGCTCTACGACTCCTGCACGCAGGACCTCCCGTACGAGGAGGACACCGCCGCGCTGGTCGCCGTCATCCTCGCCTGCGCCCGCGAGCATGGCGGTGCCGACCGAACCGGCGACCCCGACAACTGACCGGTCCAGCTGCGTCGCCAGGCACTCGAACCCGTTCCCGGCCGGGCGTGCCAGCGCCCGGCCCCTCACCTCACAGGAGAAGGGACACACTCATACCCACCCTTGCCGAGGGTCGCGCCTTCATCAGCGGACTGCCCGACACCGCGTCCGTCGCCGTCGTCCAGGAGGCGGCCGCCGCGCGCCTGATCTAACTGGACGCCGACAAGCGCCCGATCAGCACCACGATCACCCCGGCCTGCCTGCGCCGACTGACCGGGACCGTCCA
Above is a genomic segment from Streptomyces sp. R21 containing:
- a CDS encoding DUF932 domain-containing protein, whose translation is MAHEIEQFTDGTAAFASANTSAWHKLGTVTDGAMTAEEAMHLASLSGWNVRLLPLTATEITPEGTTPVEVSQHFATARTHPKTGRTQTLGVVGSDYHPVQNEEHAEFLNLLADESGAHFETAGSLRDGRGVFLTMRMPQGLTIGGNDDIDLYIAASNSHDGGSAFRIIVTPVRVVCANTLRAAIHGARSSFVVRHTAGAKARISQARSALGLTFRYAEEFEKAAQRMIEAEMTLNELRSVVDELWPLKTDSPRAKTNQRQRWGAISNLFEHADTQAGIRGTRWAGYNALTEFANHVAPAQGKTDAEKAEARAERVISGAANDLMEKAFALTTV